One Deltaproteobacteria bacterium genomic region harbors:
- a CDS encoding OmpA family protein, translating to MNKRYLALTALGFFLTGCAGMTKNQAALWGAGLCGAGGAAMGAVMAHQGIEGKHRNEAAGAAIGATAGALICGGLAYLIAEDPKPVPPPPPPPPPPAPKPTPPPPPPAKAPPPPPAKAPPPPAKVERTIILDDVLFDFDKSNIKSEAGAILNRLVAFMNENKEKKANLSGHTDSAGSDAFNQALSERRVASVKDYVVKKGVDGGRVSGQGFGESKPIADNKTAEGRAKNRRAEIKVN from the coding sequence ATGAATAAACGGTATCTAGCGTTGACGGCGCTAGGGTTTTTCCTCACGGGTTGTGCGGGAATGACCAAGAATCAAGCTGCGCTTTGGGGCGCGGGACTTTGTGGTGCCGGCGGCGCGGCTATGGGCGCGGTCATGGCGCATCAAGGTATTGAAGGTAAGCACCGTAATGAAGCGGCTGGTGCCGCCATCGGCGCTACAGCGGGTGCTTTAATCTGTGGTGGTCTAGCTTATTTGATCGCGGAAGATCCGAAACCGGTGCCACCGCCTCCACCACCACCGCCTCCTCCGGCGCCGAAGCCAACTCCTCCTCCGCCTCCTCCGGCAAAGGCGCCGCCTCCTCCGCCGGCAAAGGCGCCGCCACCTCCGGCGAAAGTTGAGCGGACGATTATTCTCGATGACGTGCTCTTCGATTTCGACAAGAGCAACATCAAATCGGAAGCCGGGGCGATCTTGAATCGTTTGGTTGCTTTCATGAACGAGAATAAGGAGAAGAAGGCGAATCTCTCCGGTCACACCGATAGCGCTGGCAGCGACGCTTTCAACCAGGCTTTGTCTGAACGACGTGTCGCATCGGTAAAAGACTACGTCGTGAAAAAGGGCGTCGACGGCGGTCGCGTATCCGGTCAGGGCTTCGGCGAAAGCAAGCCGATCGCGGATAACAAGACGGCTGAAGGCCGGGCGAAGAACCGCCGCGCGGAAATCAAAGTTAACTAA
- a CDS encoding glycerate kinase, with the protein MRDHVREIFSAGLAAADPLTAIPRHVELRDHRLMIGARSYDLDGIHRILVIGCGKAAARMALALQELLGDRIFGGVVVVKYGHGLALEKIKVIEAGHPIPDRAGLEGARQVMEIAAAAGADDLILFVVSGGGSALLPMPAIGLTLKDKQLTTELLLGSGATIQEINALRKHLSQLKGGRLAQLATPARLAALLLSDVVGDDLDAIASGPSVGDPTTFADCLEILRRYRLLKEIPRPALALLERGARGGIGETPKPSDGIFHSVQNLIVGSNALALAAAKERAQALGYRAMILSSRVQGESRDVAKSHMALVKTILSRGRAAGAPLCLISGGETTVTLRGDGLGGRNQEFALAAAVEIAGIDNVVVLSAGTDGGDGPTDAAGAIVDGFTLRRGATRGLRAADYLARNDSYSFLQATDDLLITGPTFTNVMDVQLALLG; encoded by the coding sequence ATGCGCGACCATGTACGGGAAATTTTCTCGGCGGGGCTCGCTGCGGCCGATCCTTTAACCGCCATTCCGCGCCATGTTGAACTGCGTGACCATCGCTTGATGATTGGCGCGCGCAGTTACGATCTCGATGGGATTCACCGCATTCTCGTCATCGGTTGTGGTAAGGCCGCGGCGCGGATGGCGCTGGCGCTGCAAGAGTTGCTCGGCGATCGGATTTTCGGTGGTGTCGTGGTCGTCAAGTACGGTCACGGGCTGGCGTTGGAAAAAATCAAAGTCATCGAAGCTGGCCATCCGATTCCTGACCGCGCTGGACTCGAAGGGGCGCGTCAGGTCATGGAGATTGCGGCGGCGGCTGGCGCCGACGATCTCATTTTGTTTGTCGTTTCCGGCGGCGGCTCGGCGTTGCTGCCGATGCCGGCAATCGGTCTTACGTTGAAAGACAAACAGTTGACCACCGAGCTTCTGCTTGGCAGTGGCGCAACTATTCAAGAAATTAATGCGCTGCGCAAACATCTCTCGCAGCTCAAAGGCGGGCGGCTGGCGCAATTAGCAACGCCGGCAAGATTGGCCGCGCTGCTGCTTTCCGATGTCGTCGGTGACGATCTTGACGCCATCGCTTCCGGGCCGTCGGTTGGCGATCCGACAACCTTCGCCGATTGTCTAGAAATTCTTCGCCGCTATCGACTGCTTAAAGAGATTCCGCGGCCGGCGCTCGCTTTGTTGGAACGCGGGGCGCGAGGTGGGATTGGTGAAACTCCCAAACCATCGGACGGAATTTTTCACAGCGTGCAAAATCTAATCGTTGGCAGCAACGCTTTGGCGTTAGCCGCGGCAAAAGAGCGCGCGCAAGCTTTGGGTTACCGCGCGATGATCTTGTCGAGCCGAGTGCAAGGCGAGAGCCGCGACGTGGCCAAGTCTCACATGGCGCTGGTCAAAACTATCCTCTCGCGCGGGCGCGCCGCGGGCGCGCCGCTTTGTTTGATCTCCGGTGGCGAAACGACGGTAACGCTTCGTGGCGATGGCTTGGGCGGACGCAATCAAGAATTCGCTTTGGCCGCGGCCGTGGAGATCGCCGGCATCGACAACGTCGTCGTGTTGAGCGCCGGCACTGACGGCGGCGACGGGCCGACCGACGCGGCTGGCGCCATCGTTGATGGTTTTACCCTTCGAAGGGGAGCCACCCGAGGCTTACGCGCGGCCGACTATCTTGCGCGCAACGATTCTTATTCCTTCCTGCAAGCGACGGACGATCTTTTGATCACCGGCCCGACCTTCACCAACGTCATGGACGTTCAGCTAGCTTTGCTCGGTTAG